A stretch of the Ascaphus truei isolate aAscTru1 chromosome 4, aAscTru1.hap1, whole genome shotgun sequence genome encodes the following:
- the LOC142492067 gene encoding trace amine-associated receptor 1-like, whose protein sequence is MQVQYCYESMNRSCEKNGWSNSIKIPMYVFMASTIVTTLAGNLAVIISIAHFKQLHTPTNYLILSMATVDFLLGSLVMPYSMVRSVENCWHFGELFCKIHTSIDIMLSTASIFHLSFISVDRYYAVCDPLRYKTRINVFVILLMIFTSWMVPAVFGFGMIFLELNIKGSENYFYNQVSCFGGCVVFFSATSGVVASMVSFYIPGFVMLCVYGKIYIIARRQARSIKDVANQIQFQIGLGEQQHVSRSKERKAAKTLSIVMGVFLMCWSPFFFCTATDAFMNYAIPPIVIDAFVWIGYMNSTFNPMVYAFFYTWFRRALRMILFGKVFHLDSSRTMLFYE, encoded by the coding sequence ATGCAGGTACAATACTGTTATGAATCCATGAACAGATCATGTGAAAAGAATGGGTGGTCGAATAGCATAAAGATTCCAATGTATGTTTTCATGGCAAGCACAATCGTAACCACTTTGGCTGGTAATCTTGCTGTCATCATCTCCATTGCTCACTTTAAGCAACTTCACACCCCAACAAATTACCTAATCCTCTCCATGGCCACTGTGGACTTTCTACTAGGAAGCCTTGTTATGCCATATAGCATGGTGAGATCCGTGGAGAACTGCTGGCATTTTGGGGAACTGTTTTGCAAAATCCATACAAGTATAGATATTATGCTTAGCACAGCATCCATTTTCCACCTCTCCTTCATTTCTGTGGACAGATACTATGCAGTGTGTGATCCTTTAAGATACAAAACAAGAATAAACGTATTTGTCATACTTCTAATGATCTTCACGAGTTGGATGGTACCTGCTGTTTTTGGCTTTGGTATGATCTTTTTGGAGCTGAATATTAAAGGCTCAGAAAACTATTTTTATAATCAAGTCAGTTGTTTTGGAGGATGTGTTGTCTTTTTTAGTGCAACCTCAGGTGTAGTGGCCTCTATGGTATCTTTCTATATCCCTGGATTTGTTATGCTCTGTGTTTATGGGAAAATATACATAATAGCCAGAAGACAAGCAAGATCAATTAAAGATGTGGCCAACCAGATCCAGTTCCAGATTGGTCTTGGCGAACAGCAACATGTTTCACGAAGCAAAGAAAGAAAAGCAGCAAAAACATTAAGTATAGTAATGGGAGTATTCCTAATGTGTTGGTCCCCATTCTTTTTTTGCACAGCTACTGATGCATTTATGAACTATGCCATCCCGCCAATCGTTATTGATGCATTTGTATGGATTGGATATATGAATTCTACTTTTAACCCAATGGTTTACGCCTTTTTTTACACATGGTTCCGTAGAGCACTTAGAATGATCCTATTTGGTAAAGTTTTTCATCTAGATTCTTCAAGAACCATGTTATTTTATGAATAA